A single Roseinatronobacter monicus DNA region contains:
- a CDS encoding circularly permuted type 2 ATP-grasp protein, which produces MAEPFFNEMYDASGLRAPYRMLEGWHRNMPAEFRAIKQAEAEDLFRRYGITFAVYGEGGDPDRLIPFDMFPRVFAADEWRRLERGIKQRARALNAFLSDVYDRGEIIRAGRIPADLVYRNEAYEIAVAGFRPPLGVFSHIVGIDLVRTGADQFYVLEDNCRTPSGVSYMLENREVMMRMFPHLFQENRVAPVDGYAGLLKRTLASVAPAKCDRDPCVVLLTPGHFNSAYYEHSFLADLMGIELVEGQDLFVDGDFCWMRTTEGPKKVDVIYRRIDDAFLDPLCFRPESTLGVPGLMNVYRSGGVTICSAPGAGVADDKAIYTYVPEMIRFYLGEAPILENVPTWQCAKPDELKYVQENLAELVVKEVHGSGGYGMLVGPKSDKATIATFAAKLAANPSNYIAQPTLALSTCPTFVNEGIAPRHVDLRPYCLVGRDVELVPGGLTRVALTDGSLVVNSSQGGGVKDTWVIAEE; this is translated from the coding sequence ATGGCAGAACCCTTCTTCAACGAGATGTATGATGCAAGCGGGCTGCGCGCGCCTTATCGGATGCTGGAAGGTTGGCATCGCAACATGCCTGCTGAATTTCGCGCCATCAAACAGGCCGAGGCCGAAGATCTTTTTCGCAGATACGGGATTACATTCGCTGTCTATGGCGAAGGCGGTGATCCGGATCGCCTGATCCCGTTTGACATGTTTCCGCGTGTCTTTGCGGCGGATGAATGGCGCAGGCTGGAACGCGGGATCAAGCAACGTGCGCGCGCGCTGAATGCGTTTCTGTCGGATGTGTATGACCGGGGCGAGATTATTCGCGCAGGCCGCATTCCCGCCGATCTGGTCTATCGCAACGAGGCTTATGAAATCGCTGTGGCCGGTTTCCGCCCGCCTTTAGGGGTGTTCAGCCATATTGTCGGCATTGATCTGGTGCGCACAGGTGCAGACCAGTTCTATGTGCTGGAAGACAATTGCCGCACCCCGTCGGGCGTGTCCTACATGCTGGAGAACCGCGAAGTGATGATGCGCATGTTCCCGCATCTGTTTCAGGAAAACCGCGTCGCCCCGGTCGATGGGTATGCCGGGCTGCTCAAACGGACATTGGCCTCTGTCGCGCCTGCGAAATGTGACCGCGATCCGTGCGTGGTGCTGCTGACACCGGGGCATTTCAATTCGGCCTATTACGAGCACAGCTTTCTGGCCGATCTGATGGGGATTGAACTGGTGGAAGGGCAGGATTTGTTCGTAGATGGCGATTTTTGCTGGATGCGCACGACCGAAGGCCCGAAAAAGGTTGATGTTATCTATCGTCGCATTGACGATGCCTTTCTCGACCCGCTGTGCTTTCGCCCAGAATCGACACTGGGTGTGCCGGGGTTGATGAATGTCTATCGCTCTGGCGGGGTGACGATTTGCTCGGCCCCTGGTGCTGGTGTTGCCGATGACAAGGCGATCTATACCTATGTGCCCGAAATGATCCGCTTCTATCTGGGCGAGGCACCTATTCTTGAGAATGTGCCGACATGGCAATGTGCCAAGCCTGATGAGCTGAAATATGTGCAGGAGAATCTGGCCGAACTGGTGGTCAAGGAAGTGCATGGATCGGGCGGGTATGGCATGCTTGTCGGCCCAAAATCCGACAAGGCCACCATCGCCACATTCGCTGCCAAACTGGCCGCGAACCCGTCGAACTATATCGCCCAGCCCACGCTCGCGCTGTCGACCTGCCCCACATTCGTCAATGAAGGAATTGCGCCACGACATGTCGATTTGCGCCCTTACTGCCTTG